In Romboutsia lituseburensis, a genomic segment contains:
- a CDS encoding DUF3796 domain-containing protein, producing the protein MRGVNKYTIFFALFGFLGFKELNGDPLGLLYFGFFGNLSVYWWCKLGSCEDERLISNKHRAGSIAFYIGFLLAVVASVLIRLYTVDLLMLYRLQVLIVALTFAISINLWAFLTYKFDTGN; encoded by the coding sequence ATGAGAGGGGTAAATAAATATACAATTTTCTTTGCACTATTTGGTTTTTTAGGATTTAAGGAATTAAATGGTGATCCACTAGGACTTTTATATTTTGGATTCTTTGGCAATTTATCTGTCTATTGGTGGTGTAAGCTAGGCAGTTGTGAAGATGAGAGATTAATTTCTAATAAACATAGAGCGGGTTCTATAGCATTTTACATAGGATTTTTATTAGCAGTTGTGGCAAGTGTATTAATTAGACTATATACAGTAGATTTATTAATGCTTTATAGACTACAAGTATTAATAGTCGCACTTACTTTTGCAATATCAATTAATTTATGGGCATTTTTAACTTATAAATTTGATACAGGAAACTAA
- a CDS encoding helix-turn-helix transcriptional regulator has product MAKFISNLKKYRLFNELTQEELANKVNVRRETIARLENAKYNPSLELAVRISKELNTPLEKLFIFEF; this is encoded by the coding sequence ATGGCAAAGTTTATTAGCAATCTAAAAAAGTATCGTCTATTTAATGAATTGACTCAAGAAGAATTAGCTAATAAGGTTAATGTTCGGAGAGAAACTATAGCTCGCTTAGAAAATGCTAAATATAATCCTTCTCTTGAATTAGCTGTTAGAATTTCAAAGGAGTTAAATACACCTCTTGAAAAATTATTTATATTTGAATTTTGA
- a CDS encoding IS200/IS605 family accessory protein TnpB-related protein has product MKDKDHKISREIVNFAKNNNVSVIRLECLEGIINTTRTSRKNKKNLYNWSFYRLSMYIEYKAICIR; this is encoded by the coding sequence ATGAAAGATAAAGACCACAAAATAAGCAGAGAGATAGTAAATTTTGCTAAGAATAATAATGTTTCTGTAATAAGATTAGAATGTTTAGAAGGAATCATAAACACGACAAGAACAAGTCGTAAAAATAAAAAAAATTTATATAATTGGTCATTCTACAGATTGTCTATGTATATAGAATATAAAGCTATTTGTATAAGATGA